The proteins below are encoded in one region of Pseudonocardia sp. DSM 110487:
- a CDS encoding GrpB family protein, with amino-acid sequence MPNAVIVDYESSWPERAQQVLAEVQTALAPLSDSARFTYEHIGSTAVPGLAAKPIIDLQVRMPSLPSLDQLAGLLAPTGFVSAQGARPDSPGVYRDTPRPADPTDPTLYEKRLFHDPARAAILHIRRADSPFAQFVVVFRDWLRSNPVQAGIYEEAKRRLATQHASDRDYDDYTRSKSAFFDETNDEMRSWARRQSSRPHLT; translated from the coding sequence GTGCCCAATGCGGTGATCGTGGATTACGAATCGAGCTGGCCCGAACGTGCACAGCAAGTCCTCGCCGAGGTGCAGACAGCACTCGCCCCTCTCTCCGATTCCGCTCGCTTCACCTACGAGCACATCGGGTCGACAGCCGTACCAGGGCTAGCCGCGAAGCCGATCATCGACCTGCAAGTGCGAATGCCTTCTCTGCCATCGCTGGACCAGCTCGCGGGGCTGTTGGCTCCCACCGGATTCGTTTCTGCGCAGGGAGCTCGGCCTGACTCCCCCGGCGTCTATCGAGATACGCCACGCCCGGCTGACCCGACCGATCCGACCCTGTACGAGAAGCGCCTCTTCCACGACCCCGCACGTGCGGCCATCCTGCACATCCGCCGTGCGGACTCGCCCTTTGCGCAGTTCGTCGTAGTCTTCCGCGACTGGCTCCGCAGCAACCCGGTACAGGCGGGCATCTACGAAGAGGCTAAACGCCGCCTGGCCACACAACACGCCAGCGACCGTGACTACGACGACTACACGCGATCCAAGTCTGCGTTCTTCGACGAGACGAATGACGAAATGCGATCCTGGGCGCGGAGGCAGTCGTCCCGGCCGCACCTCACCTGA
- a CDS encoding TetR/AcrR family transcriptional regulator, with the protein MPRATTPARPPGRPRESLDAVVFAATLRTVHELGYAHATVDRIAAAAGVAKTTVYRRWPSKGALIADCLVDAFGPAPLEGVGKAEIISSAIRWAAAKIGEPGVGAAFAGVFSDAVSDPALREILSTRLQDPYRRALQDALGEPENRVLFLIDAVVGILLHRMGMTGEPMVDADVDALVEMVRGYFARSG; encoded by the coding sequence ATGCCCCGAGCGACGACACCCGCCCGACCACCCGGTCGCCCGCGCGAGAGCCTCGACGCCGTGGTCTTCGCCGCGACTCTCCGCACGGTCCACGAGCTCGGCTACGCGCACGCCACCGTCGACCGCATCGCCGCTGCGGCGGGCGTCGCGAAGACGACGGTCTACCGCCGATGGCCGTCGAAGGGTGCGTTGATCGCGGACTGCCTCGTCGACGCGTTCGGTCCGGCGCCGCTGGAAGGGGTCGGCAAGGCCGAGATCATCTCTTCGGCCATCCGCTGGGCGGCGGCGAAGATCGGCGAGCCGGGGGTGGGTGCGGCGTTCGCGGGCGTGTTCAGTGACGCCGTCAGCGACCCGGCCCTGCGCGAGATCCTGTCCACGCGGTTGCAGGACCCGTACCGGCGCGCGCTCCAGGATGCGCTGGGCGAGCCGGAGAACCGGGTCCTGTTCTTGATCGACGCCGTCGTCGGGATCCTGCTCCACCGCATGGGGATGACCGGCGAGCCGATGGTCGACGCCGACGTCGACGCGCTGGTCGAGATGGTGCGCGGGTACTTCGCCCGGTCGGGTTGA
- the purE gene encoding 5-(carboxyamino)imidazole ribonucleotide mutase — MGSDSDWRVMQAAGEALAEFDVPYEVGVYSAHRTPQRMLDYAASAAERGLRVVIAGAGGAAHLPGMVAAATPLPVVGVPVPLAQLDGLDSLLSIVQMPAGVPVATVAVGGARNAGLLAVRILATGDAALRDRMVRFQADLADSVLEKDAALRAAAGK, encoded by the coding sequence ATGGGCAGTGACTCGGACTGGCGCGTCATGCAGGCCGCCGGTGAGGCGCTCGCCGAGTTCGACGTGCCCTACGAGGTGGGCGTGTACTCCGCGCACCGCACACCACAGCGCATGCTCGACTACGCCGCGAGCGCGGCGGAGCGGGGCCTGCGCGTGGTGATCGCCGGCGCCGGCGGAGCGGCGCACCTGCCGGGGATGGTCGCGGCCGCCACGCCGCTGCCGGTCGTCGGCGTGCCGGTGCCACTTGCCCAGCTCGACGGCCTCGACTCGCTGCTCTCGATCGTCCAGATGCCGGCGGGCGTTCCGGTGGCCACCGTGGCCGTCGGCGGCGCGCGCAACGCGGGACTGCTCGCCGTCCGAATCCTCGCGACTGGTGACGCCGCCCTGCGGGACCGGATGGTGCGCTTCCAGGCCGACCTCGCCGACTCCGTGCTCGAGAAGGATGCCGCGCTGCGTGCTGCCGCTGGGAAGTGA
- a CDS encoding GtrA family protein — protein MSVVESALAIIPQPYRDIAIKHRELVKFAFVGGTTWVIDTVVFLLLKSTVLAEKPLTAKIIAVLVATIVSYVLNREWSFRTRGGRERHHEAALFFLVSGIGVVVYSAPLAISRYVFHLSVPEVSLLTQEVADFVSGQIIGVLVGMAFRWWAFRRFVFPDEDVRRRVPAA, from the coding sequence GTGTCCGTTGTCGAGTCGGCGCTCGCGATCATCCCGCAGCCCTACCGCGACATCGCCATCAAGCACCGTGAGCTGGTGAAGTTCGCCTTCGTCGGTGGCACCACGTGGGTGATCGATACCGTGGTGTTCCTGCTGCTCAAGTCCACGGTGCTGGCTGAGAAGCCGCTGACGGCGAAGATCATCGCTGTGCTGGTCGCGACGATCGTGTCGTACGTGCTGAACCGGGAGTGGTCCTTCCGCACCCGCGGCGGCCGGGAACGCCACCACGAGGCGGCGCTGTTCTTCCTCGTCAGCGGCATCGGCGTGGTCGTCTACTCGGCGCCGCTCGCGATCTCGCGCTACGTGTTCCACCTCTCGGTGCCCGAGGTGAGCCTCCTCACCCAGGAGGTCGCCGACTTCGTCAGCGGCCAGATCATCGGTGTGCTCGTCGGCATGGCGTTCCGCTGGTGGGCCTTTCGTCGCTTCGTCTTCCCGGACGAGGACGTCCGCCGGAGGGTCCCCGCCGCCTGA
- a CDS encoding 5-(carboxyamino)imidazole ribonucleotide synthase: MDASPAARQPIVGMVGAGQLARMTHQAAIALGQSLRVLAADPADPAALVCPDVHPGTPSDLPALRAFARGCSAVTFDHEQVPQENLRALVDAGVRVHPGPDALLHAQDKLVMRRRLAGLGLAGPAFTEVREPGDVAGFAAEHGWPVVLKAARGGYDGRGVWLLRNADEAQLVTELLAAGTPLLVEEAVSMRRELAALVARSPFGQAAAWPVVETVQEDGQCVQVLAPAPGLDPDVAAGAQEMALRIAAELGVTGLLAVELFERTDGVLVVNELAMRPHNSGHWTIEGSRTSQFEQHLRAVLDYPLGATAPTAHAVVMANVLGAARSPVMSMDERVHHLFARFPDVKVHLYGKAERPARKVGHVTVLGDDMAAVRARAALAAAWLSTAEWPDGWSPHSGSREQEVQRA, from the coding sequence GTGGACGCCTCCCCAGCCGCGCGTCAACCGATCGTCGGGATGGTCGGTGCCGGGCAACTCGCCCGCATGACGCACCAGGCGGCCATCGCGCTCGGCCAGTCGCTGCGCGTGCTGGCCGCCGACCCTGCCGATCCCGCCGCGCTCGTGTGCCCCGACGTGCACCCCGGCACGCCATCCGACCTGCCCGCCCTGCGGGCGTTCGCCCGTGGCTGCTCGGCCGTCACGTTCGACCACGAGCAGGTGCCTCAGGAGAACCTGCGGGCCCTCGTGGACGCGGGGGTGCGCGTCCACCCCGGGCCGGACGCGCTGCTGCACGCGCAGGACAAGCTCGTGATGCGCCGCAGGCTCGCCGGACTCGGCCTGGCCGGGCCGGCGTTCACCGAGGTCCGCGAGCCGGGCGACGTCGCAGGGTTCGCTGCCGAGCACGGGTGGCCGGTGGTACTCAAGGCGGCGCGTGGCGGGTACGACGGGCGCGGCGTCTGGCTGCTGCGCAACGCGGATGAGGCGCAGCTCGTCACCGAGCTGCTGGCGGCCGGCACGCCCCTGCTCGTCGAGGAGGCCGTGTCGATGCGCAGAGAGCTGGCGGCGCTCGTCGCGCGCTCCCCGTTCGGGCAGGCGGCCGCGTGGCCGGTGGTGGAGACCGTGCAGGAGGACGGCCAGTGCGTGCAGGTCCTCGCCCCCGCACCCGGCCTGGATCCGGACGTGGCCGCGGGGGCGCAGGAGATGGCGCTGCGGATCGCCGCCGAGCTGGGCGTCACCGGCCTGCTGGCCGTTGAGCTGTTCGAGCGGACCGACGGGGTGCTCGTCGTCAACGAACTGGCCATGCGGCCGCACAACTCCGGCCACTGGACCATCGAGGGATCCCGCACGTCGCAGTTCGAACAGCACCTGCGCGCGGTGCTCGACTACCCGCTCGGCGCCACGGCACCGACGGCGCACGCCGTGGTCATGGCCAACGTGCTCGGTGCGGCGCGGTCGCCCGTGATGTCGATGGACGAGCGGGTGCACCACCTCTTCGCGCGGTTCCCCGACGTGAAGGTGCACCTCTACGGGAAGGCCGAACGGCCGGCCCGCAAGGTCGGGCACGTCACCGTGCTCGGCGACGACATGGCGGCGGTGCGGGCACGGGCGGCGCTCGCCGCGGCGTGGCTGTCCACGGCCGAGTGGCCGGACGGCTGGTCCCCGCATTCGGGCAGCCGCGAGCAGGAGGTGCAGCGTGCCTGA
- a CDS encoding acyl-CoA dehydrogenase, whose translation MNPDFDTYRLSDEHEALREAVRALAEKEIAPHAAAVDEQSRFPVEAQTALVKAGFNAVTIPEEYGGQGADELAGCIVIEEVARICASSSLIPAVNGLGLTPILLSASDELKRHVLPSVAAGDAMISYALSEREAGSDAAAMKTRARRDGDSWVLNGTKCWITNAGESTWYTVMAVTDPGKGARGISAFVVHRDDPGFEVGPKERKLGINGSPTREIYFQDCRIPAMRIIGAEGTGFKTALATLDHTRPTIGAQAVGIAQGALDVATAYVKERKQFGKAIGEFQGIQFMLADMAMKVEAARQLVYVATSRAERGEPNLGFISSAAKCFASDTAMSVTTDAVQLLGGYGYTKDFPVERMMRDAKITQIYEGTNQIQRMVMARALLR comes from the coding sequence ATGAACCCCGACTTCGACACCTACCGGCTCAGCGACGAGCACGAGGCGCTGCGCGAGGCGGTGCGGGCGCTCGCGGAGAAAGAGATCGCCCCGCACGCCGCGGCGGTCGACGAGCAGAGCCGCTTCCCGGTCGAGGCGCAGACCGCTCTGGTGAAGGCGGGGTTCAATGCGGTCACGATCCCGGAGGAGTACGGCGGCCAGGGTGCCGACGAGCTCGCCGGCTGCATCGTGATCGAGGAGGTGGCGCGGATCTGCGCGTCGTCCTCACTGATCCCCGCCGTCAACGGGCTGGGGCTCACGCCGATCCTGCTCTCGGCGTCCGACGAGCTGAAGCGCCATGTGCTGCCGTCCGTCGCGGCGGGCGACGCGATGATCAGCTACGCGCTGTCGGAACGCGAGGCCGGCTCGGACGCCGCGGCGATGAAGACCCGCGCGCGCCGCGACGGCGACTCATGGGTGCTGAACGGCACCAAGTGCTGGATCACCAACGCGGGCGAGTCGACCTGGTACACGGTGATGGCGGTGACCGACCCCGGAAAGGGGGCCAGGGGGATCTCCGCGTTCGTCGTGCACCGCGACGACCCGGGCTTCGAGGTCGGACCGAAGGAGCGCAAGCTCGGCATCAACGGCTCGCCGACGCGCGAGATCTACTTCCAGGACTGCCGGATCCCGGCGATGAGGATCATCGGCGCCGAGGGCACCGGGTTCAAGACCGCCCTCGCCACGCTCGACCACACCCGCCCGACGATCGGCGCGCAGGCGGTCGGCATCGCGCAGGGCGCGCTCGACGTCGCCACGGCGTACGTGAAGGAGCGCAAGCAGTTCGGCAAGGCCATCGGCGAGTTCCAGGGCATCCAGTTCATGCTCGCCGACATGGCGATGAAGGTGGAGGCGGCCCGCCAGCTCGTCTATGTCGCCACGTCGCGTGCGGAGCGGGGCGAGCCGAACCTCGGCTTCATCTCCAGCGCGGCGAAGTGCTTCGCCTCCGACACGGCGATGAGCGTCACGACCGACGCGGTGCAACTGCTGGGCGGCTACGGATACACCAAGGACTTCCCGGTGGAGCGCATGATGCGCGACGCGAAGATCACGCAGATCTACGAGGGCACCAACCAGATCCAGCGGATGGTGATGGCGCGGGCCCTGCTCAGGTGA
- a CDS encoding alpha/beta hydrolase, translating to MVDVTTATERPPLGFRLLQALRREPDWSAMPAEELLAFREAENRKRASRLLRVITGLPARGAAIRWQEVTLPDRRLRVRVHRPPAGGRQLPLVLHVHGGAFVGTAAQSDWINSHLAAQLPALVVSVEHRLLDAQTPLAAAVDDGWDVLRHVLQHGAEWGIDPARTAVFGESCGALISALAAIRARDADLHLQAQVLVNPAVDATDTMLDYASVAEYARTPTLAVPQLQLFQRLAVPPGTDPRAISPLHADNLNGLPPALVVVPTVDALADHGRRYAERLLESGTPTRLTEHRGAPHGFLSLPGVVPQAKAARAEIVEFLRGHLVA from the coding sequence ATGGTCGACGTCACCACCGCCACGGAACGGCCACCGCTGGGCTTCCGGCTGCTGCAGGCGCTGCGCCGAGAGCCGGACTGGTCGGCGATGCCGGCTGAGGAGCTGCTCGCCTTCCGCGAGGCGGAGAACCGCAAGCGGGCCTCCCGGCTGCTACGGGTGATCACCGGGCTCCCAGCCCGCGGCGCGGCCATCCGCTGGCAGGAGGTGACACTCCCCGACCGCAGGCTCCGGGTCCGGGTGCACCGGCCGCCGGCCGGCGGCCGCCAACTGCCGCTCGTGCTCCACGTGCACGGCGGCGCGTTCGTGGGCACGGCAGCGCAGAGCGACTGGATCAACAGCCACCTCGCCGCGCAGCTGCCCGCCCTCGTCGTCTCGGTCGAGCACCGGCTCCTCGACGCGCAGACCCCGCTCGCCGCGGCCGTCGACGACGGCTGGGACGTGCTCCGGCACGTGCTGCAGCACGGCGCCGAGTGGGGCATCGACCCGGCGCGGACGGCCGTGTTCGGCGAGAGCTGCGGCGCGTTGATCAGCGCCTTGGCAGCGATTCGAGCCAGGGATGCCGACCTGCACCTCCAGGCGCAGGTGCTGGTCAACCCGGCCGTCGATGCGACCGACACGATGCTCGATTACGCCTCGGTCGCCGAGTACGCCCGCACCCCGACCCTCGCCGTGCCGCAGCTGCAACTGTTCCAGCGGCTCGCCGTTCCGCCGGGCACGGATCCTCGAGCGATCTCGCCGCTCCATGCCGACAACCTGAACGGGCTGCCCCCCGCGCTCGTCGTGGTGCCGACCGTCGACGCCTTGGCCGACCACGGCCGCCGCTACGCCGAGCGGCTCCTTGAGTCCGGGACTCCCACGCGGCTCACCGAGCACCGCGGGGCACCACACGGGTTCCTCAGCCTGCCGGGCGTGGTCCCGCAGGCGAAGGCGGCGCGGGCGGAGATCGTCGAATTCCTCCGGGGCCACCTGGTTGCCTGA
- a CDS encoding acyltransferase family protein has translation MHDSARLAWVDAAKGLSILLVVAHHAVSFLYTSGLAPPAVVAANTALASMRMPLFFLVSGLFVAGPLAAPWRTLLHKRVAFFVYLFAVWTLLRFAFFHIPAVAAVDPYVDDTDPVSLAMAPLIPGSGVWFIYALALFAVIAKLIKGLPVWFQLGAAGLLSAFVGAEILQFEAEVWTRMARHLFFFLLGWHARTLVEGVARAATALRVAVVAAVCVGCAATAVVLGIRWIPGVALGLNILAVTFGVLFAAWVSRYRVGRPLVALGAQTLPVYLIHIFWIAVVMVGLLHLGVPPVAGYALPVAIAVLCTVLSLLTHRVLVAASASWLFALPRRLAFAG, from the coding sequence ATGCACGACTCGGCACGGTTGGCATGGGTCGACGCGGCCAAGGGCCTGTCGATCCTGCTCGTGGTGGCCCACCACGCCGTGTCGTTCCTGTACACGTCGGGGTTGGCGCCGCCCGCCGTCGTGGCCGCCAACACCGCGCTCGCGTCGATGCGCATGCCGCTGTTCTTCCTCGTCTCCGGGCTCTTCGTCGCGGGACCGCTCGCGGCGCCGTGGCGGACGTTGCTACATAAGCGGGTCGCGTTCTTCGTCTACCTCTTCGCGGTGTGGACCCTGCTCCGCTTCGCCTTCTTCCACATCCCCGCCGTAGCGGCTGTCGATCCGTACGTCGACGACACGGACCCTGTCTCGTTGGCCATGGCACCGTTGATCCCCGGCTCCGGTGTGTGGTTCATCTACGCGCTCGCCCTGTTCGCCGTGATCGCGAAGCTGATCAAGGGCCTCCCGGTGTGGTTCCAGCTGGGGGCGGCCGGCCTGCTGTCCGCGTTCGTCGGGGCGGAGATCCTGCAGTTCGAGGCCGAGGTGTGGACGCGCATGGCCCGCCACCTGTTCTTCTTCCTGCTCGGCTGGCACGCCCGAACGCTCGTCGAAGGCGTGGCACGGGCCGCCACGGCGTTGCGGGTGGCCGTTGTGGCCGCGGTGTGCGTCGGCTGCGCGGCCACCGCCGTCGTGCTCGGCATCCGTTGGATCCCGGGCGTCGCGCTCGGGCTCAACATCCTCGCCGTCACGTTCGGAGTGCTGTTCGCCGCGTGGGTCTCCCGGTACCGGGTGGGTCGTCCGCTCGTCGCACTCGGCGCGCAGACGCTGCCGGTCTACCTGATCCACATCTTCTGGATCGCCGTGGTCATGGTCGGGTTGCTGCACCTCGGTGTCCCGCCCGTGGCGGGGTACGCGCTTCCCGTTGCGATCGCAGTTCTGTGCACCGTGCTGTCGCTCCTGACGCACCGCGTGCTCGTGGCGGCGAGCGCCTCGTGGCTCTTCGCGCTCCCGCGGCGGCTGGCGTTCGCGGGATGA
- a CDS encoding TetR family transcriptional regulator, which yields MTGTTRRGRSPEGRAEVRRELVAAAVRLFRIQGYEETTVDDIAAAAGVGRRTFFRYFPSKEDAISPDHEVGLARIAEVFATAHPTEPTAALVVRAGETVFDLYADDPGLSVERFRLTHEVPALRDRESARVDHYRRLFTRQLRERFAGEPDGDLRAAVTGAAVVAAHNLALRGWLADGGRPDQLDEYRARFRKVVDMLPGEPALHGVTERLEAAVARLERQA from the coding sequence ATGACTGGCACCACTCGTCGCGGCCGCTCCCCCGAGGGCCGGGCGGAGGTGCGGCGCGAGCTGGTCGCGGCCGCTGTGCGGTTGTTCCGCATCCAGGGCTACGAGGAGACGACCGTCGACGACATCGCGGCCGCCGCGGGCGTCGGGCGGCGGACGTTCTTCCGCTACTTCCCGAGCAAGGAGGACGCGATCTCGCCCGACCACGAGGTCGGCCTCGCGCGGATCGCGGAGGTGTTCGCCACGGCGCACCCCACGGAACCCACCGCGGCCCTCGTGGTGCGAGCGGGCGAAACGGTCTTCGACCTGTATGCCGACGACCCAGGGCTCTCCGTCGAGCGCTTCCGGCTCACCCACGAGGTACCGGCCCTGCGCGACCGCGAGTCGGCGCGGGTGGACCACTACCGCCGCCTGTTCACCCGGCAGCTGCGGGAGCGCTTCGCGGGTGAGCCGGACGGCGACCTGCGCGCCGCGGTGACCGGCGCCGCCGTCGTGGCCGCCCACAACCTCGCGCTGCGCGGCTGGCTCGCCGACGGCGGCCGGCCCGACCAGCTGGACGAATACCGGGCCCGGTTCCGGAAGGTCGTCGACATGTTGCCGGGAGAACCGGCCCTGCACGGTGTGACCGAACGGCTCGAGGCCGCCGTCGCCCGCCTCGAACGCCAGGCGTGA